One stretch of Weissella koreensis KACC 15510 DNA includes these proteins:
- a CDS encoding YibE/F family protein has protein sequence MILNKGKRHFLFWLCLLTVILFTYFGLRHDASLYSKPVVLIEKVKVIDENNSTDAYLNHVTNYRQKVKAKFLNTDRQGEKIWIENNYDSSQGMDQKLKPKMQIFLRQQGDAWNFDNVKRDATWIPLLIALIGLLINLMGKSGRLTAISLVLNTILFIITIDLNLKTGTHYLLPLFVIFSLIVSALTLGLVMGFKKRQTWVIFATVVTTTLIIMLLAALVFKLNHNQGVNFELLGFITQLPVPMFFSMTLVGVLGAVMDESTDMIATLFALRKENHDVTTKELIIAGRHVGQEIFGALTNVLFLIFIAGQIPMAILFLRNGNNIGYTYDMNMALGMVQTLISAIGIVLTVPAGILWVIIDSKYEMHKRRLN, from the coding sequence ATGATATTAAATAAAGGCAAGAGACATTTTTTGTTTTGGCTATGTTTATTAACAGTTATATTATTTACATATTTTGGATTACGGCATGATGCATCGTTATACAGTAAACCTGTTGTATTGATAGAAAAAGTTAAAGTAATTGATGAAAATAATTCGACTGATGCATATCTGAATCATGTGACTAATTATCGACAAAAAGTTAAAGCTAAATTTTTAAACACTGATCGTCAAGGTGAAAAAATTTGGATTGAAAATAATTATGATAGTAGTCAAGGAATGGATCAAAAATTAAAGCCAAAAATGCAGATTTTTTTACGTCAACAAGGGGATGCTTGGAACTTTGATAATGTTAAAAGAGATGCCACCTGGATTCCGTTATTAATTGCACTAATTGGTTTGTTAATTAATTTGATGGGGAAGTCTGGACGTCTAACAGCCATTTCTTTGGTTTTAAATACAATTTTATTTATTATTACTATTGATTTAAATTTAAAAACTGGGACCCATTATTTATTACCATTATTTGTGATCTTTAGTTTAATTGTGTCTGCATTGACTCTTGGATTGGTGATGGGATTTAAAAAAAGGCAAACATGGGTGATTTTTGCAACAGTGGTTACAACTACACTTATTATAATGCTTTTAGCTGCTTTAGTTTTTAAGTTGAATCATAATCAAGGTGTTAACTTTGAATTGTTAGGGTTCATTACACAATTACCAGTTCCAATGTTTTTTTCAATGACGTTAGTAGGAGTTTTGGGGGCAGTCATGGATGAATCAACGGACATGATTGCTACTTTATTTGCATTAAGAAAAGAAAATCATGATGTAACAACGAAAGAATTAATAATTGCAGGACGACATGTAGGACAAGAAATATTCGGAGCATTAACCAACGTGTTATTCTTGATTTTTATTGCTGGACAGATCCCGATGGCTATTTTGTTTTTAAGAAATGGGAATAACATTGGGTATACTTATGATATGAACATGGCATTGGGGATGGTTCAAACTCTGATTAGTGCGATCGGAATTGTGTTAACAGTTCCAGCTGGAATTTTGTGGGTTATCATTGATTCTAAGTATGAAATGCATAAAAGGAGGCTTAATTAA
- the dnaI gene encoding primosomal protein DnaI — protein sequence MPNVEPFNFQNNRGTQNIGKSFQDILKKRPQMRNEYEKIRQIMLEDAEIKNFIQEHQPDLSEAIFNRDLATIYEYYLQNKKQQDGLPDVHPGYDPELLFVDKRVVIQYRASQKMQKQHEKLRAASKIMAIGMPKQLKSATMNDFKSMDSGMTAAVLAVSEFIEDYVDRPQEFHQGAYLQGPYGVGKTYLMGAMANQLSFDDIDVLLLHYPTLATNMKDAISDHSIDTKTVRSDMKLVDILVLDDIGAESDGSGWIRDDVLSVVLDYRMQNGLATFFTSNFSMKQLEEEHFTLTKNGAEPVKAARIMQRIKYLAKEIPVNGQNRRLNP from the coding sequence ATGCCAAATGTAGAACCATTTAATTTTCAAAATAATCGAGGAACTCAAAATATCGGAAAATCATTCCAAGATATTTTAAAAAAGCGGCCTCAAATGAGAAATGAATATGAAAAAATAAGGCAAATTATGTTGGAAGATGCAGAAATTAAAAATTTTATTCAAGAGCATCAGCCGGATTTAAGCGAAGCAATTTTCAATCGCGATTTAGCAACCATCTATGAATATTATTTGCAAAATAAAAAACAACAAGATGGCTTACCAGATGTTCATCCTGGTTATGATCCAGAGTTGTTATTTGTTGATAAACGTGTGGTGATTCAATATCGAGCAAGTCAAAAAATGCAAAAACAACATGAAAAGTTACGAGCAGCTAGTAAAATTATGGCAATTGGTATGCCTAAACAATTAAAATCGGCCACAATGAATGATTTTAAGTCAATGGATTCGGGAATGACTGCCGCTGTCTTAGCAGTTTCGGAATTTATTGAAGATTATGTTGATCGGCCTCAAGAATTTCATCAAGGTGCTTATTTACAAGGACCATATGGGGTAGGTAAAACTTATTTGATGGGAGCAATGGCTAATCAACTGTCTTTTGATGATATTGATGTATTATTGTTGCACTATCCAACTTTGGCTACCAATATGAAAGATGCAATAAGTGATCACAGTATTGACACTAAGACAGTACGGTCAGATATGAAATTGGTAGATATTCTAGTTTTAGATGACATTGGAGCTGAAAGTGATGGAAGTGGTTGGATTCGAGATGATGTTTTGAGTGTTGTTCTTGATTATCGAATGCAAAATGGACTAGCAACATTTTTTACATCTAACTTCTCTATGAAACAATTAGAGGAAGAACACTTCACATTGACCAAGAATGGGGCTGAACCAGTTAAAGCTGCTCGAATTATGCAAAGAATTAAATATTTAGCAAAGGAGATCCCAGTTAACGGCCAAAATAGAAGGCTAAATCCATGA